CGCCCCTGGCGCGGGCGGAAGTGCGGCGGCTGGTGGATTGGTTCGAGACCAAGTTCGGCCCCGAAGTCACCGACAACCTGATCGGCGAAAAGATCATGAAGCGGTTCTTGCGCCTGGGCACCCCGGACAGCAGCGCCATCCGCGCCGGCAAGAGCAACATCAATTATCACCTGGACTATATCGGCTATCTCACCGACCGGCGTAAATGGCTGGGCGGGGATCAGTTCTCCCTGGCCGATATCGCCGCCGCGGCGCATCTGTCCTGCATTGATTACCTGGGGGACGTGCCTTGGTCGGAGCACGAGGCGGCCAAGGATTGGTACGCGCGCATCAAGTCCCGCCCCAGCTTCCGCGCCCTGTTATCGGACCATATCCCCGGCGTCTCGCCACCCAAGCACTACGCGGATCTGGATTTCTGAGGATCGGCGAACAGGTTGATAACCGGCCATTCTATCAAGTCGGATTGACGCTGGAATGAGAGTCGTCCTATCCCAAATCCAACGCCCAGTCCGCATGCACGGCCTGCACGTCGCGCTCCTGTCGGCGGGCGAAACCACCGCTGGCGGCTTCCACGTAGGCGAACATCTTTTGTGATTTGGGGTCTTCGATGAGCTTGAAGAAGGTGCCCTTGGCGGTGGTGAACAGGTCGCCGCATTGCACGGTCTTCTCGGCACCCTCGGGGCCGGGATCCAGCACCGGTTTTTGGTCCAGATCCAGCAGCAGGTCGTCGGGGTCCAGGTAGTGAATTCGCCGGTCGGCCTCGGCGGCGGGGCGCGGATGGAGCTGCACCAGATAATGATGGATATAATCGGTGCCGATGCGCTCGGCTTTCATAAAGATCGGGCCGTCGGCTTCCCGTTGAACCAAAGTCCCGGGAGTCACCTCGGCGGCGCGGCGTTGTATCGGTGCGGTGCTCATCATTTGTTTCCCCTTGATGCTTGTTGCGCTAAAAGTCGGGTCTTCGGGTCGGAATATCAACCCTTTTAAGGGAGTTCGTGCTTGTCCAAGCTGTTTGTATTTGGCCTCGGCTATAGTGCGGGGGTCCTGGCCGAGCGCCTGGGCGGGCAAGGTTGGCAGGTGACCGGGACCCATCGGGGCGATGGCGAGGGGCTGCGGTTCGACCGCGATCATCCCCTAGATGAGGCCGCCTTGGCGGCGTTGAAAGAGGCCGATCACCTTTTGCTGTCGGTGCCGCCCGATGGCGCGGGCGATCCGGTGCGGGATCTGCACGGCGCGGTCATCGCCGCCTGCGCGCGTTTGCGCTGGATCGGATACCTGTCGACCACCGGGGTCTATGGCGATACAGGCGGGGCATGGGTGGATGAACAGGCGCCGCTGGCTCCCACCACCGAGCGATCCCGCTACCGGGTAGCGGCGGAACAGGCTTGGCTGGAGCTGGCCCGAGCCCATGATTTGCCGTTGCAGATCTTCCGGCTGGCCGGAATCTATGGCCCCGGGCGGAGCGAACTGGACCGGGTGCGGGCCGGACGGGCCAAGCGCATCGATCTGCCCGGGCGCCGGTTCGGACGCATCCACGCAGAGGACATCGCGACGGTGCTGGAAGCCTCCATGGCGCGACCGAATCCGGGGCGGGTCTACAATGTCAGCGACAATCTGCCGGTGGAACCGCGCCGGGTGACCGAGCGGGCCTGCGCCCTGTTGGGGGTGGCGCCGCCGCCGCTGGTGCCGTTCGACCAGGCCTTTCAGACCATGAGCCCCATGCAGCGGACCTTCTGGCGGGATGATCGCCTTATATCCAATGCCCGGCTGCATGAAGAGCTGGGGGTGACCCTGGCCTATCCCACCTATGAGCAAGGCTTGCAGGCCATCCATGAGACGGAGAAAGACCATGGCTGAACCCATCGAGGTGATTCTCTGGGACTGCGACGGAGTATTGGTGGATTCCGAACCTCTGGCCGCGAGGGTACTGGCGGAGATGCTCACCGAACGAGGCGCGCCCCATACTCCCGAAGACTGCTATGCCCGCTATACCGGCATCTCCATGACTTCGGTGATGGCAAAGGTCAACGCCGACTGCGGGATCATCCTGCCCGAGGATTTCGAGGCCCGGATCCGCGCCCGCGACGACCAGGTCTTCCGCCATGAACTGAAGGCGATCGAAGGTGTGGCCGAGACCGTGGCGGCCTTGCCGCTGCGCCATGGGGTGGCCTCGTCGGGGTCTCCGGAAAAGATTGCACGGTCCTTGTCTCTCACCGGATTGACCGACTTATTCACGCCCTATCTCTATTCGGCGGCCATGGTGGAAAACGGCAAGCCGGCACCGGATTTGTTTCTGTACGCAGCCCGGCGGATGAACGTGGATCCGACGCGCTGCCTGGTCATCGAAGATAGTCTGTCGGGCATTCGCGCCGGAAGGGCGGCGGGTATGCGGGTCTTTGGATTCTGTGGAGGCGGCCATTGCGATGCCGACTATGGACGGAAGTTGCGCAATACCGGGGCGCAGCGGGTCTTCGACCATATGAGCCAGCTTCCCGCCCTCATGCCCAAATAAACAACAATGCCGCCAACACAATGAGCGCGTTCAGCAGGCAGGCCACCGCATAGAGATAAACCGCCTGGCCCACATGCTCCGGCGTTGCCTTGGCGGTGCCGGCCTCATTGATCCAGGGATCCTCCACCGTCATCTCGCGATAGCGGCGTGGTCCCGCCAGGGCCAGGTTCAGGGCTCCAGCCATGGCCGCTTCCGGCCAGCCGGCGTTGATCGACCGATGCTTTCCCGCATCGCGCAGCATGGTCTTGAATGCCGCCCAGGGGCGGGCCTTGGGCGTGAACAAGGCGGCGATGGTGATCAGCAGCCCGGCCAACCGGGCGGGTGGGACATTGAGCAAATCGTCCAGGCGGGCGGCGGCCATGCCAAAGGCCTCGTGACGCGGCGTGCGGTGGCCGATCATGCTGTCCATGGTATTGGCGGTCTTGTAGACCAGCAGTCCCGGAAAGCCGAAGATCAGGTACCAAAACACCGGCGCCACCACCCCGTCTGAAAAATTCTCGGCACAGGATTCGATGGCCGCCCGCGATACGCCGTGACCATCCAGCAGCGACGGGTCGCGACCGACGATATGAGCCACTTCCCGCCGCCCGGCCTCCAGGCTTTCGGTCTTCAGCGCAACACCGACGGCCCGGACCCGGTCAAACAGTTCCCGTTGCGCCAGCAGCACGATCAACAACAACAACTCGACAATCCAGCCATGGGGGTAATGCGTCGATAGCCAGGATATGCCCCAACCCACCGCCCAGGCCCCGCCGCATAGCACCATCACCGTGAGCAGGCCGCGCAGGCGCCGGTCGTTGACGCCCCGATGGGGCCGGTTAAGCTTGTCGTCCATCCAATCGATGGCTCGCCCGATGATCACCACCGGATGGGAAATACGGCGGAACAGGAAATCCATGCCGCCCACATAGGCATCCACGGCGATGGCGCAAAGCAACAGAAAGAGGGGATCGGGCACGCTCATGGGGCCAAGATGACCGGGGGGACCCGAGGCGTCAACCGATGCGAAGATCGGCCCGGATATCGTGGGCGCAGGTCACCAGGTTGGAGACCTCGCCGCATTGCGGGGCGCAACTGGGAAGATCGTTCGGTTGAGGGGAGTCGGTCGGACGTTTTGGGCAACGAAGGCAGTAGGATCTCACCGCAGCCAAAATATTGTCGGCGGTCTCTTTATAGCGTTTGTGTGAGTCCATTTGCATAAATTAGCCCACCCTAATGAACTCTACTATTGTATAGGATTAACCCCATTTGTCGAGCGGTTATTGCGCGTGCGGATCCTGCTGACAAGGCCGCCAACAGGTTCTATAGTGCGCGCCCGTTCCCGGTCGGAGGCAGAGGGCATCTTCCTGGCGAGGCGGATCCCCCAAGACCAGCCGGACAAAAAATCATCCAGCCCGGAGGCAAGGACCAGGCATGACCAACTTCCCCCCCGATACCGCCGTGATGATCTGTGGCCATGGCAGCCGCGACACCGAGGCGATCAGCGAGTTCGAGAGCCTGGCGGTGCATCTGCGCCAACGGCTGCCGAATGTTGATATTGAAAGCGGCTTTCTTGAGTTCGCCCAACCGGTAATCCGCGAGGGGCTGGAAAAACTGCGTGAACGGGGGGCCAAAAAGATCTTCTGCCTACCCGGCATGTTGTTCGCTGCCGGTCATGTGAAGAATGACCTGCCCAGCGAAGTCAATGAATTCGCCGCGATGTATCCGGATCTGGACGTGCGGTTCGGGCGCGACTTGGCCATCGATTCCCGCATGCTTGATGCCGCCGCCGAGCGCATCGCCTCGGCCTGTGACGAGCGGATCCCGCGCGCGGAAACCCTGTTGATGGTGGTCGGGCGCGGCACCAATGATCCCGACGCCAATTCCAATGTCTGCAAGGTCGCCCGCATGCTCTGGGAGGGCATGGGTTTCGGCTGGTGCGAGGTCTCCTATTCCGGGGTTGCCTTTCCCTTGGTCGATGCGGGCCTGGCTCGGGCGATCAAGCTCGGCTATCGACGCATCGTGGTGTTTCCCTATTTTCTGTTCACCGGTCGGCTGGTCAAACGCATCCATGCCTGGGTGGACGAGGCCGCCGCTGCGAATCCCTCTATCGAATTCGTCAAGGCGCCCTATCTCAACGACCATGACAAGGTCATCGATACCTTCGTCTCGCGGTTGACGGAGATGGAAGAGGGCGGCAACGAGATGAACTGCCAGCTGTGCAAGTACCGTGAACAGATCATCGGGCGCGAAGCCGAGGTGGGCAAGCCGCAGGCCGGGCACCATCATCATGTGCGTGGCATCGGTACCGATGATCACGATCATGGGCACGATCACGGGCATCACCATCATCATGATCATGAGCACTAAGTTCGACTATCTGCGCGATCCGGCGGCCATCTACGCCCAATCCTTCGAGACGGCGCGGGCCGAGTGTGATCTAAGCGCGCTGCCACAAAGCTTGCATGCCCTGGCCTTGCGGCTGGTGCATGCCTGTGGGCGACCGGAGTTGATCGCCGATCTGGCCTGGGGCGGCGATCCCGCGGGAGCCGGGCACCGGGCCTTGGAAGCAGGCGCGCCGATCCTGGTGGATGTGGAAATGGTGGCCCACGGGATCACCCGCACCCGGCTGCCCCGGGACAACAACGTCCTCTGCCGCCTCAATGATCCGCAAGTCCCGGCGTTGGCGAAACAACGGGGCACCACCCGCTCGGCGGCGGCCCTGGATCTATGGGGCGAGGATCTGGCGGGCGCCGTGGTGGCCATCGGCAATGCGCCCACGGCCCTGTTCCGGTTGTTGGAGCAACTCAATCAGGGGGCACCCCTTCCGGCGGTGATCCTGGGCTTCCCGGTGGGCTTTGTCGGGGCCGCCGAATCCAAGCAGGCCTTGATCGATCATGCGGGCGACATTCCCTTTGTCACCCTGAAGGGCCGCGCCGGGGGGTCCGCCCTGGCGGCGGCGGCGGTCAATGCGTTGGCCGGGGGGGTGGGGCAGTGAGGGTTCAGTGCGATTTCACGTATGCGCGCAGAACGTCATCAATGCGGGTTTGCCATCCGGGGCCCTCGGTTTTGAAAAAATCGAGGACTTCCGGGGATACACGGATGCTGATGGCCTGTTTGGTTCGTTCGGCAGGCGGGCGCCCGCGACGAATCCGCTTTTTGCCCTCCATCACGTGTGCTTCGGCAAACCAGTCCTCGGTCAGTTCGGGAATCTCGTCCGGGTCGGACTCTGCTCCAGCCCCGGAATTGTGGGAAGGGAGAGGCTTACCGGCAGTGATTGGCAAAGGCATTTTTCTCTCTGTCATTGGCTTTCTTCATGGAAATAATGCGTCGATTGGCACCTCTCGAGGTCCAGGCCACCAGAACCAACCGTCCATCCATATACCCAGCATTGATGAACCGCTCTTCACCATAGTCCCCCCGGTCATCAAGACGGGTGAGATGCCGTCCGGCAAACAATTGGTCCACCCTGGCAAAATCCAATCCCCGGTTTTCCAGGGTCCAAAGCCTCTTGGCCGGATCAAACTCGATCATTTATTGTATATACATTAATGAAGGAAGGCCAGGAAATGTTGAGTAACTTTGTTTTAAATATGGAAATATGAGTAATATTTCAACATGTTGGTTGCATGTCCTCGGCCTGGGGGACGATGGGCCGGACTCCCTGTCCCCCGCCGCCCGGTCCTTGATCGAGGGCGCGGATCTGCTGGTCGGCGGCGCGCGCCATCTGGCCATGATCGAGAGGGCGGGCAAGGAAACCCTTAGCTGGGCCGACGGGTTCCAGGAGACCCTGGACAGAGTCCTGACGGCTCGGGGCCGGTGCGTGGTGGTGCTGGCCAGCGGCGATCCGCAATGGTACGGCGTCGGCGCCACCCTGGCCCGCCATGTTCCGGCCGAGGAAATGAGGGTGCTGCCGGTGCCCGGGGCGTTCAGCCTGGCCGCCGCGCGGCTTTGCTGGCCTTTGGCCGATGTTGTGACCACAACCATCCACGGGCGGCCCATCGAGGCCATCCGGCGGCATCTGGCCCCCGGCGCGCGGCTATTGATCCTCAGCCAGGATGGCGCGAGCCCGGCGGCCCTGGCGACCTTGCTCACCGGCGATGGCTGGGGTCCCAGTGACATGACGGTTTTGGAGCATCTGGTTGGCGCGGCGGAGCGGATCGTCGAGGCCAAGGCGGAACAATGGAGCGAGTCTGTCTGTGCCGATCTCAATGTCATCGCCGTAACCTGCCGACCCGGCCCCACCGCCCGGCCCCTGCCTCTCACCCCCGGTCTGCCCGATGACTGCTTCGAACATGACGGTCAATTGACCAAGCGCGAGGTGCGCGCGGTCACCGTTTCCGCTTTGGCGCCTCAACCGGGTGACTGTCTATGGGATCTGGGCGCCGGGTCCGGGTCGGTGGCTATTGAATGCCTGCGGGCGCAACCGGCCCTGAGGGCCGTGGCGGTGGAACGCAGCGCCGAGCGGGCGGCGCGCATGGCACGCAATGCTTTGGCCCTGGGTGTGCCGGAACTTCAGATCATGCATGGCGAGGTGCCCGATATCCTGGGCCGCATCGAACAGCGCCCGGATGTTATTTTCGTCGGCGGCGGCGTAGGGCGCGAAAGGTTGTTGCAACAAGCTTGGGCTCAGTTGGCCAGCGGTGGGCGCATGGTGGCCAACGGTGTCACCTTGGAGGCCGAGCGCCGATTGCTGGATTTCCAGGCATGCCACGGCGGCGATTTGGTCCGATTGGAGATCAGCCATCCCAAGGCCGTGGGCGCGCAGATGATCTGGGAATCCAAGGCGCCGGTGATCCAATTGCGGGCGATCAAGGCATGAGGGGCATCCTGTACGGCCTGGGCATCGGACCGGGGGACCCGGATCTCATTACCCTGAAGGCTCTGACGATCCTCCAGCGGGTGCCGGTGATCGCCTATCCGGCGCCCGAAGAGGGTGACAGTCTGGCCCGGTCCATTGCGGCGAGGCATTTTCCAGCCGGGAGCAAGGAGCTCCCCTTACGCCTGCCTCTGCGCCCCGATGCCGACGCGGCACCCCACTATGATCGCCATGCCGAGACCCTCGCCGACCATCTGAGCGCCGGTCGGGATGTGGCCCTGCTCTGCGTTGGCGATCCGTTGTTCTATGGGTCATTCCTTTATGTTTATCAACGTCTTGCTGGGAGGTACCCCATTGAGGCGGTGCCCGGCGTGACCTCGGTCTCGGCCTGTGCTGCTGCCGCTCGATTGCCCCTGACCTCCTACGACGAAACCCTCACCGTTGTTCCGGCAACCCTCGATGAAGAGACCCTGGCGGATCGACTGGCGGTCTGTGATGCGGCGGCGGTGATGAAGGTGGGGCGCCATTTGGACAAGCTGCGCCGGGTGCTCGATCGACTGGGTCTGACGGCCCAGGCAGTCTATGTGGAGCGGGCGGGCATGGCCGATCAACGGATCTGCCCTCTGGCCGATCTAGACACGCCGGAAGCGCCGTACTTTTCCATGGTTCTCATTCATCGCAAGGGAGGCGCAGGCCGATGACCCCCACCGCCATCATTGTTCTCGATCCAGGGGCGTTCCCATCGGCGCAAAAGCTGCGCGCGGCATTACCCGGAGCGGTCCTGCATGGACTGGCGGGCCGGGTGGCCCAGGCCGACGTGCCCTTCAGCCAAACCGCCGACCATCTGCGCGGCCTGTTTCGCGAGGATACCGTCATCATCGCCTTTTGCGCCGCGGGCATCGTCATCCGGTCCCTGGCACCGGTCCTGGGCGACAAGCGCGCCGAGCCGCCGGTGCTGGCCGTATCGCGGGATGGGCAATCGGTGGTGCCCTTGCTGGGCGGTCATCATGGGGCCAATGTCCTGGCGCGCCAGGTGGCGGCTGTCCTGGATGGCCATGCGGCGCTGACCACGGCCGGGGACGCGGCCTATGGCATCTCCCTGGACGAGCCCCCTCAGGG
The sequence above is drawn from the Magnetospira sp. QH-2 genome and encodes:
- a CDS encoding glutathione S-transferase family protein; this translates as MRKLLHLWLSAPSRMVRVALAEKQLDFHLKIEETWLRRPDFLALNPAGEVPVMIETDGETSLAGARVICEYLDEIKPQPPLFGTAPLARAEVRRLVDWFETKFGPEVTDNLIGEKIMKRFLRLGTPDSSAIRAGKSNINYHLDYIGYLTDRRKWLGGDQFSLADIAAAAHLSCIDYLGDVPWSEHEAAKDWYARIKSRPSFRALLSDHIPGVSPPKHYADLDF
- a CDS encoding SDR family oxidoreductase — translated: MSKLFVFGLGYSAGVLAERLGGQGWQVTGTHRGDGEGLRFDRDHPLDEAALAALKEADHLLLSVPPDGAGDPVRDLHGAVIAACARLRWIGYLSTTGVYGDTGGAWVDEQAPLAPTTERSRYRVAAEQAWLELARAHDLPLQIFRLAGIYGPGRSELDRVRAGRAKRIDLPGRRFGRIHAEDIATVLEASMARPNPGRVYNVSDNLPVEPRRVTERACALLGVAPPPLVPFDQAFQTMSPMQRTFWRDDRLISNARLHEELGVTLAYPTYEQGLQAIHETEKDHG
- a CDS encoding HAD family phosphatase, with translation MAEPIEVILWDCDGVLVDSEPLAARVLAEMLTERGAPHTPEDCYARYTGISMTSVMAKVNADCGIILPEDFEARIRARDDQVFRHELKAIEGVAETVAALPLRHGVASSGSPEKIARSLSLTGLTDLFTPYLYSAAMVENGKPAPDLFLYAARRMNVDPTRCLVIEDSLSGIRAGRAAGMRVFGFCGGGHCDADYGRKLRNTGAQRVFDHMSQLPALMPK
- the cbiB gene encoding adenosylcobinamide-phosphate synthase CbiB — protein: MSVPDPLFLLLCAIAVDAYVGGMDFLFRRISHPVVIIGRAIDWMDDKLNRPHRGVNDRRLRGLLTVMVLCGGAWAVGWGISWLSTHYPHGWIVELLLLIVLLAQRELFDRVRAVGVALKTESLEAGRREVAHIVGRDPSLLDGHGVSRAAIESCAENFSDGVVAPVFWYLIFGFPGLLVYKTANTMDSMIGHRTPRHEAFGMAAARLDDLLNVPPARLAGLLITIAALFTPKARPWAAFKTMLRDAGKHRSINAGWPEAAMAGALNLALAGPRRYREMTVEDPWINEAGTAKATPEHVGQAVYLYAVACLLNALIVLAALLFIWA
- a CDS encoding sirohydrochlorin chelatase, producing MTNFPPDTAVMICGHGSRDTEAISEFESLAVHLRQRLPNVDIESGFLEFAQPVIREGLEKLRERGAKKIFCLPGMLFAAGHVKNDLPSEVNEFAAMYPDLDVRFGRDLAIDSRMLDAAAERIASACDERIPRAETLLMVVGRGTNDPDANSNVCKVARMLWEGMGFGWCEVSYSGVAFPLVDAGLARAIKLGYRRIVVFPYFLFTGRLVKRIHAWVDEAAAANPSIEFVKAPYLNDHDKVIDTFVSRLTEMEEGGNEMNCQLCKYREQIIGREAEVGKPQAGHHHHVRGIGTDDHDHGHDHGHHHHHDHEH
- a CDS encoding precorrin-8X methylmutase, which encodes MGTITGITIIMIMSTKFDYLRDPAAIYAQSFETARAECDLSALPQSLHALALRLVHACGRPELIADLAWGGDPAGAGHRALEAGAPILVDVEMVAHGITRTRLPRDNNVLCRLNDPQVPALAKQRGTTRSAAALDLWGEDLAGAVVAIGNAPTALFRLLEQLNQGAPLPAVILGFPVGFVGAAESKQALIDHAGDIPFVTLKGRAGGSALAAAAVNALAGGVGQ
- a CDS encoding BrnA antitoxin family protein, translated to MPLPITAGKPLPSHNSGAGAESDPDEIPELTEDWFAEAHVMEGKKRIRRGRPPAERTKQAISIRVSPEVLDFFKTEGPGWQTRIDDVLRAYVKSH
- a CDS encoding BrnT family toxin, yielding MIEFDPAKRLWTLENRGLDFARVDQLFAGRHLTRLDDRGDYGEERFINAGYMDGRLVLVAWTSRGANRRIISMKKANDREKNAFANHCR
- the cbiE gene encoding precorrin-6y C5,15-methyltransferase (decarboxylating) subunit CbiE, with the protein product MHVLGLGDDGPDSLSPAARSLIEGADLLVGGARHLAMIERAGKETLSWADGFQETLDRVLTARGRCVVVLASGDPQWYGVGATLARHVPAEEMRVLPVPGAFSLAAARLCWPLADVVTTTIHGRPIEAIRRHLAPGARLLILSQDGASPAALATLLTGDGWGPSDMTVLEHLVGAAERIVEAKAEQWSESVCADLNVIAVTCRPGPTARPLPLTPGLPDDCFEHDGQLTKREVRAVTVSALAPQPGDCLWDLGAGSGSVAIECLRAQPALRAVAVERSAERAARMARNALALGVPELQIMHGEVPDILGRIEQRPDVIFVGGGVGRERLLQQAWAQLASGGRMVANGVTLEAERRLLDFQACHGGDLVRLEISHPKAVGAQMIWESKAPVIQLRAIKA
- the cobI gene encoding precorrin-2 C(20)-methyltransferase translates to MRGILYGLGIGPGDPDLITLKALTILQRVPVIAYPAPEEGDSLARSIAARHFPAGSKELPLRLPLRPDADAAPHYDRHAETLADHLSAGRDVALLCVGDPLFYGSFLYVYQRLAGRYPIEAVPGVTSVSACAAAARLPLTSYDETLTVVPATLDEETLADRLAVCDAAAVMKVGRHLDKLRRVLDRLGLTAQAVYVERAGMADQRICPLADLDTPEAPYFSMVLIHRKGGAGR